GTATAACAGACTTATTCTAATATTCTATGCAattgttataacttattaaaGGATTGACCATACGCCAAGCCATCGCTCGATAAATCGAGCAGAATCTAATCTCATAAACTACTAACCATGAAATGTAACTTCTACTTCATAATTGTTGGGGTTGACTGAtagaagaacgagtggatgaatttgtaatagaaaaatatattgaaataaataaaggtataagtataagtttatgctgatccagatccttactctcttagtgttacaatataatggaaaaatagggagtacattcatatatttatagcaaaaggcTACaaggaacatttttttattttttttttttttttatttggaagaattttaaaatcaattctcattgagaattataagtaaattattatggCGTGGTACTATGTCGTGTTTAATAAGTGTTTATCGTTACACATCCTTACTGCGTACCCTCAATGGTCTTAAGGACCCTCCATAAATCTcaggaattttctaattaaggTCCTTCAGACCGAATCTTTTACTGAATTGTTTTCTAAAGTTTATTGTCCACTACGAGTTGACACGGCAAAGTTGGTTTTTCTCATGTATGATGCTTCccactagcaactttctctcggGGGAGGTTAGCACCCTTCCTCACCCACCAACCTGGTAAATAACCAATTGACAGCGGAGTctatttccctcactttcctaacgaaaaCTTGTTCTTAACGAATCAGCCCATTTCGTGTCCTTAGACCTACCCGTCACAAGTTTTCCTCCGCAGCATCATCTTCATCGTAGATAAATCCAAACAacttaaatcaaaattaaaaaaattctactggctCATTGGCAGACGTTCCAACTTAAGCACGCAgagtaaaataatgctatataaggccatattaaaacctgtttagacctatgggatccaactattccaacgattccaatcgaaaactctaagatccttgATAGATGCACCTTGatatgttaccaacgaaacagtacatcgcgacctcaagatacccacaatcgaagaagaaatatccaaattcattaatatatatgtcggagatgaaagaacaccggagccttcctttggaactttgggaaaatcccgtaatattgtaatctagattctaccatagccgtaattaaacaattgtcattcaatctgattgtatttattcgagatttgtaacagttttttttttttttttttatttttaaataagtcattttacaatttgtccattaggacatttggtaaaataattgtaacagtgagcttgggctcgaggcgacaatcagtcgccaacgtagccgcggtcaagggatgaacgtttgtctaacaaaggagtaacagtatagctctccttaaaagaaatagttgttgGGATACTTGACAGTAAACATTCTAACggtctctgtcccgtggctcgtcacacgcagaccctattCTCTGGGTaagatgattgccagatgtcgatgcgtcccgcagtgcatgttcagctagcctgaggacctgctataaatcttaagatttagttaattaaagtccttcaaatggacaaacagtctttgtcccaattacgggaagataggagaaacctactttctcacgaacgacgctcCCCGCTAGTAACTTTTCCTCAAGGGCgactagcatccttttctaatcaccgatatggaaattgaccaattaacagcaacgtcaatttccctcactttctgaacgaaggcatcgctccacgaatccgatgatttcgcgcccttagacacaccccgtcatagttttcctctgtggcatcatcgcgacggaaagtcaCTTCTTTTCGTATGATCTCATTGACGAGaaggaataacgtctttacgatcagtgaatatttcacgttttgttaaccaagagtcggacttagattttgtgagagcgtacatctattatcccgttgaccgcggattcgttatcgaacctaggatcattgtcattagcgtctcgagtatctaattaccacggttacttgtcgatatctgtaacaaccatatttgctctagtctctctaatatcttctctattgcataacgacaatgtctaatcacaacgaagattcgtttcacgcccttaaccccaaccctaattataacgccaacccgacatatataacataagagtTAACAAACCCACTGGTtactcaattacttgacacgacggatcagatccgtaGGTTAAAAAGACCTTCCTATCCtttagatttaaacattagacTCAGCTAGAATCAAACAGACGATAATCACCTATTATACACGatatagtaccacgccagaataatttacttgtaattctcaatgagaattgattgtaaaattcttccaaatataaaaaaaaacattatcCGTAGCTTTGATCGTAACTTTGTCTGCAGCAACTCGACGGTCACTCATATCTAAGGCTTCActgattcaatttttcaaattctgttCAAAACGAAATGagcgaaaattatttttccttttttttacctttatatattgtatgtaaagGCTATTTACAAAGAGAGATTGTAACaagaatttctaatatatcAAGCTAgtgttttctattatttcgtcACATTTAATTCCATACTTCCTCCGCAAGTGTCGGACACTTGAACACACAAAAACACTTGAGATCTACTGTGTCTtgtttgtaaatatgtacacataCGTATTTGGAAATGTTTAATACGTTTCGTATTCTTGCACAATATCTGAAACAGTAAACGTAATGGACACAGGATTATACGTATATGCGCATAGACGTAAATGCgatgaaatgtttattttcgttaCCAGTTTCATTATCGTGGTATGATGCAGAAGGTATTGATTGCAAAAGTAAAAGATGTAAAAGCATACAAGAAGCCACGACGTGGAgatactattatttttcacaGCTAATTCGAGAGTTGCGTTCAAACGATATGTCTTTTTGATCTGCACTTAACCTAATCTCTCGAATCCTTCGTGATTTTTAACGCATTTTTGTATCGATTGCAAAGAAACGATTAGTTTCAATAGACTAATATCTGAAAATAGAACCTAAAGAATGgataataattgaagaatGTTCGTCCGACGAAATAAAAGTCCAGATTCGTTCATTTCTAGAATAATTGAGTggctaaatataataaaaaggtGATAGATATATAGAGGAATCTCTAAACCATTTGAAAATGTAGATTGCAAGTTAGAGATTACGTTAATCATAAAATGTAAACTAGAGTGGAAACGATAAAGCGGGAATAGTATTAGAAAAGATAATTCTAAAAGTTAAACGATATCACCCGATTTACGTGAAATTGCCAGATTATCTTATAGAATATTGTACTTACAACTATCTTCCTCGTGTTTACACTTATTcactataatataaaacagttcTCAGTGTTGTCACGTGCTTGATATGATACATGTTACTTACTACATTTACACGctattaatatcaaaaagaaaatatgaattaagcTGGAAGATTTCGTCCTGAGTATTTACCAAATTCTCGTTGACAGTTTGCATTTCTCTTGCACAAAAATcgtaaatgtaagaaaatacttttgtaattaaaGGGATAGCGACAAGTCagaattattactttaatcCTCATCCTGTGTACTAATAGtgaatatagtaaatatagtaaatatagtaACACAGGATGAGGATACTAATAATTTgctgcaataataataaatagtaaatatttacaattcttCTATATATTTGAGAATCGAGAAGCGTTCGATATTCTTAACAACGTGCTTGCTGTCCTTTCTTATCGCCCGAACAAACCATATTATCAACTTGTTTTTAATTCCCTGCCCCACTCGTTGTGAATTCCGTTAGAATTTTTCCTCCCCTTTCCCAATCATACAATACTCGTAAGTTTCATCTTTTACGTACAGGGTGTTCTTGTCACCAATACTTTTATTGCTGTTACAAATTAACTCCCCTCACGCCTTTGAACTAaactttacatttattttacattctgaCTAAAGTTTActgcaaaatttatataattatggtTTCTATTACTGGAGATATTCAAAccctaataaataaaaattaattaataacgtaaaaataatcttgCGATAGAATGAATAACGAATGAAtaataacgaatgcgaataACGAAATTGCACTTGATTACAATCAACGTGAATATTGACTACAATGAACCTGCATGCTTGTCAACAAAATTAGGCAATTctagaaagttaaaaaaacAACCGTATTACACTAgttaaatggaattaaatatacgtTTCCTGAACACTGTATATATCACAatgtgtatacatacatattatactgAATCGGCAAATTCCCCACTCTTTTATTTTCGGACGTAAAGAGGGGGTTCTTTGCTTCTTTCTGTCTCTCATGCCTCTTGTCCgttaataagtaaaatattaaccGTTGGTTGATACAGAGACATTCTTCGAGAATGCGCAAAGAAGTAAATACAAGTGTATAATAACGGATTCATTATATAGCAATTGTAATACTAGCACTTTTAAtagtgaatattttaaatcatctGCGCCCCTGTTcgatttcacattttttttcttttttcgttctttcttttctaatttcctttttcttagattccttttttcttcaaaagcaataatagataaaattaCCTTAAATCCATTTTACGGAGTGTTTATTTACGTAATTGCATTCGTAATATACGGCATAAGGAATCTAGTGCGCTAAGGGTTGTTCTGAAGGATTAAACATTTTGTGATTATTCATCACTATTCAATTAATATGGTTCAATTGCGACGTCaggtaaattatattttttacgattgTTTCGAAAATCTAATGTTAAAATAGCACTGAAATATTGCAAACttataaatactaatattaattaaaatgtagaatacgAAATTCTGATGTAAAAATTACTATATCTCGCATAAGATTTGGTTGTTTACTCGGTctaaatttttcatgaaatctTCATAATTATCTCTGAGTTTCCGTGATGATGCAAGATTCTCATACGCATACAGAAATTGTCTAGGAGACAAGATCTAGAAGCTTTCCAAACGTTACcaataatttttgtcatttttatctttttattgtcAAAGTTGAAagtaacaatgaaaatttcaagcaaaaattaaaatacataatttatacaatgtGCAAATGATGAGTTATTTGTAAGAAGTAAAAGTTAAAGatcttaaattaatatagtaattttatttcaaacgattatgtagtaataacttatttagaatagaatattaaaataacgttAGATATCATTATCGAGTctaatcttattttaataagcTTCAATGTGTTTTACATGCAGAGTGTTATCTTTGTAAATtatgtttctcattttttaaacatcgtAGATTATGCAATTTTAATGCAGTAGCTTCACACGATAATGTTGACAACtgcaaaaaattttaatgaagtaaaattttataaacttgtGATATTGACGCGCGTCTTGCAAGTTCAATGTTCAATATGACATTCAGCGTGTGTAATAACACGTGTTCAAGAATACACTTTTATTAGAAATGACtttcgagaaaaaaagaaagaagcagaaaaagaaatcataCTGAGATAAAAcgattaattcgataaatcctaactcttatatatataactttcgAACTTGTAaccagaaatataaaaattaattaacttagGTAGTACCGATGTGTTTTGTTGACCTATCTAACCCTATCATTGCTTCCGTAagcaatttgtaataaaagaattaagatAAGCATCACCGTAATGGGTATTCTGATAGAGCCTTCGCGAATTTTACTACTTTATCATattagttttttttattttgtcatGTCAGTCGCTGAACATAACCAGATGTTTTATAATACCGATATGAATCAAGATTTCTGTATAACTTCTAACACATATTCGAAATGATTGTCTTTTCACATTGGgctaatacaaaatttaagcACTATATACCTTTCAAATTCAAGAAAGTTACTTTGTTCCACATAAACATGGACTGAACTTATATAATACTGCAAccacatatttatttctattttctgtgTATGTTGATTCTGTAATAAGCGTATTAGTGAAagatgtattatatattatatattagaattattaaaacaccACAATGTTTTATACAGATTTTATCTTGTGGGGGCATCCtgaatcaatttcaatttaatatcaaacgGAATTTGTCATCTTTACAAATTAgagataaaaaagtaatacaaCCAGAACGATCTTTTAAGGTATgctttattaaaagatatctcaataatttcttgaaataattattttaactgaaatttatgtatattaatattttgtagtaTGCAGATCTAACAGTCCGTCTTGCAGGACCAGACCAATTACAACCAAAGCCCAATGTCAGTGCTTTAGCATttggtaaatattttacagatcacatgttaaagatattttatcatgAAACATTAGGAGGATGGCAAATACCAGAAATTACACCTCTTGAAAAGTTAGTTCTCCATCCAGCATCAAAAGTTCTTCACTATGCTGTAGAGGTAAATACAacttatatttcataaactttcctattcatttctattatttaacaGCATTTACTGATGTATGCGCTGTATGCATTATTTCAGTTGTTTGAAGGTCTGAAAGCTTATAGAGGAGTAGATGGGAAGATAAGAATATTTCGACCAGAACTAAATATGGAACGTATGAACAATTCAGCAACGAGAACTGGCCTACCTACATTCATAggagaagaattaattaaatgttgcTGTAGATTAATTAGTATTGATCAAGAATGGGTACCTCATTCTACTGCTTCTAGTCTATATATACGCCCAACACTTATAGGAATAGATGTAAGTATGTacatctaaaaaaaaaaaattctaatataacGTCTTATCTTAAAGATAAAGAATGTTAATCAATTGAAcgatatgaataataatcaTGTCATTGATGTCACAGACGTCATAAAAACAGATACATATAAAGTAAGCAATATATTTCACAATACTTAACGATGATAAAACATGATAAAGTAGTGTTTAATGCTCTTTTGTTGGAGTAGGACTATAAGATACAGTTAGACACTGTATTgtaaaaaagaacaagaacTAATGATTAAAAGttgagaagataaaaattaatataaaaagcCTTAAATGTTCAATGAAGTATATATCATATCTTTATGCCATTAGctctatatttaatatgaatgAATAGAAGTGTATCTTTTTCCAAACATGAATAATATTAGCATATAATAGTACTTCTAATTACATTGAtgtaaaatttcgaataaaaatgtatttatgtcatatattttttataaattgtacttTGAAAGGTGTGTATGCATCGTTATTTACAGATGatgcaacatttttattagaagaaGTCATCTCAATGAAGAAATAATCataagttaatatttttatacaaaagtaatatttaatgtaaatatcaaTGAGAATATTCAACCGTCGACAGAGAATATAAAAGGAactttatgtatatacatcataattatttttacatttttacatctttatcTAGCCCACACTCGGCGTTGCATCTTCAGAATCTGCTTTActctatattattttgtcacCTGTTGGCTCTTATTTcaacaaaacaaaagaaaatattggcATATCTTTACTGGCTGATCCCCAATATACAAGAGCATGGCCAGGTGGTTGTGGTAGTTACAAAGTAGGTAGCAATTATGGGCctactatatatgtacaaaaggAAGCTATAGAGAAGGGTTTGCAACAAGTATTATGGCTTTATGGAAAAGATAATGAAGTAACTGAGGCCGGGACTATGAACATTTTCATGTTCTTTATAAATGACGATGGTGGTGAGcatcattttacattttccgtTTAATTGCTTGTTCCACATCTATGTAGTTTCactatataatttcatattacttttataaatatgttataatttcagaaaaagaattaataacacCACCTTTAACAAGTGATTTAATTCTTCCTGGAGTTacaagaaattctattttagcATTAGCCAGAGAATGGAATCAATTTAAAGTCAGtgaaaggaaattttgtaTGAACGAAGTTTGTCAGTTACTTTCAGAAAACAGAGTAAGATATCTTatcttaattattctttatttaaaattcgttttaacttcatagaaattacaaatttcattttagttgttggaaatatttggAGCAGGAACAGCTTGCATAATTAGTCCTGTATCTTACATAGAATATGTTGGACAACCATTGCATATACCAACGATGGAGCACTCCAATCCTGTTTACAAAAtgtttttgaaacatttatctGATATACAATATGGTGTTATACCGGATCACCCTTGGGTGATACCTATTGAATGAATATAGAATAATCCATTTAATTAGTTATCACATAATTATAACCAAAAGCGACTCCATGCAATTTTTAACATcgattgtattatatttaaaagaatggTTGTTGGGAATGTCACAATTTTGTTGTTGCTAGCTTCATGCGAATGTTGTTGTGAatgaattcttatttatttacacatGGAACTGATCTTGTCAAAGCATGTAAGAAGTGAGCATGTATTGGAGATGAAGCTCAGGGATTAATtgtttcttacagaagcaaagCAACTTTTTAATAGTGAGCTATAAAGACTAATGTGTTGATTTGTATGTGTGTTATACGTTGAATGACAGTTCGTACTTACGAGTATGTGTGTGTTTCTACATAGAAATATAgatgtattgtatatattttttacattacttATTTACTAtcttatgtaattttaataatttttctatggtacaaattatttattcaatgtTCTACCTCACCGATCAAGAAGGACGACAAGGAAAGAATATGCTATAAAAGGCTTTTTTTTACTTGCTAGATATGTCTTTGTATGTCTGAAAAAGGTTTTTGTTCATATGTGTATCATCTCAATAAAAGTATAAGTCTATAAACACTTGTTAATGAagaatagatatttatttcctggggaatgtaattaataaattgaagcAAAGACGATTATCTAAAATTGTATAACATACCTACCtaacatacaatttttcattacatcgtttgaaagtttaattattattttcatgtcAACGTAGAATGAGATTATATTACTAATCGTTGTAACTGAAACTAAgtataactataaaattacaaacaaagCTTCATTAACTTTGCATGTGCACAGAAAGTTTGAtccttgtttttttttttgtaacaaTAATTGTACTGATATTTATAAGATGGAACAGacttcataaatatataaataattaaaattatttagaaaaatcattGTTTAAGTACATTCCTTGATTCAAAGACAGCGCTGTCTCGctgaacaaaatatttgttatcatccatgttgatttttcaGGACTGAATTTTCGGACGATTTTCCCCAGCAAGTGCCGAGACCTGATCATACGACCGTACCCAAAACGTGTCCCAAGCACAAttacagaagaagaaaaatctagGAGATATCAAGTCTACAGAAACTTCTTGTTATAACAGTACGGTGTAACGTTTTACCGCTCATTTTCAAATCGCCACTAAGCATCTGCATATTCCGGTTAACTCCGGTACGAacgtatttacatttaaatgtgCGTGTAGTTGGGTCGTTCGACCGCTAGAGGCGGTAATTCATGAAGCGTGCAGTTTGCTGAATTTGCTCATCGGTGACCTTCTTGTTCATTATTCGCCTCTGCTTCGCACAGCGAGTAAGTTCTTTCtgaagattaaattttgtgaaaagaaaagacatgTACGCGATTCAAAACACAGTTAAGAAAGTACCGAGATTACTAAATGTATGTCAAAATCAACGTAGAACACTTCTTGTTACACCACCAAGGGTTAGAATACCTTTTCCTGTaagtactatttttattaaacgcaCTTACATAAGAAGCTGACGAcagcaattaaatatttattctgaatcaaaaaatttgtttactaTAAAGACAGTTTTCTGTTTACAGTTCGAAAAGCATTTTTGTGAGCATTTATATCGGTAATTCatatataaggttatgttaCGTAATAGTTTAATTGATTTTTGGGgcgtttttattaaattttgcaaacattAATGTTTGTTacgtttgttaaattttaaacattaaaattgtatgattttttaaataaaaccaatatatgaattaatttgaGGTACATATAAGTATTTATTAGTCTTTTCAGTATATTTATCTAAGATATAGATAGACTTCATACATTATTATCGTGAAAAAGcttaaatttcaaatgcaaagaattaattaagttttatATCTGGATGATATAggatattgtatatttaactTTAGTTATATATGATTCATtgttagaataaaatttatgcaaatataaaagtataaaaggttaataaataacttaaaattaattataatgataattacTTAGGcatttctattaaaatgaCATTCTTgatgtattttacatatatgtagtatcgttATAATGATAATATCTGTAGGATTATAGACCATTTAAACTATGTAACTcgcaataatattattttcattgcagGAAAAAGTGGCATTTGGTATGGCTATATGGATCGGAGTAATGGGTGTTCCACTGTACATTGCGTGTAATGTAAATAACTATAACGCTCGTAAAAAGGGATAGACGATCTTTTGTAGCTGTATTCTCAAATTTGTAAAGTAAATAGCTATTACAAAAAATAGGAGAATGTATATCATatacttgaaataaatatgaaattagatAAAGTGCTTTGTAATCGATATTAGACATTTTCTATCTGCGTTTTAGAAATTTGCAGATTAAAGATCAAGCCCTTAACATACCAACGGCGTTTAGGATAtgtaatttgtttattgtatGCAATGTACACAAAGAACGTATCGAgtttcattttgtttatacATTAAGAGGTTAATTCATTATAAGGAATCacttatttcaaaatatttcgttttatttattggttgctgaaaaattaaatttgtcttttattcaattttttttttttttttttgcgtaAATGAGTTGCATGGACAGCTGAAGAGTCGCAGTcttacatatacgtatataattgtacaaaagTTTAGtaccataaaaatataaagtatatcactctgctaataaaatatatgtataaacaataataagatatgtaaaatttacattttaacggGAAAAAgctttgttatattttatttgaaaaaggattttaatctaatgatattataatcaaataaagaatatagcagtttgtttattttagtacaaatttatgttattgatttattacataGAATCATCGATTGTAGGATCAGATAGTCACTCAGCAATGTCCACTTGTGGGAAATACTGTAGAAGAGCAACTCGCGATAGTTGTACACTCAAGTGGACACGTACCTTAAAATTCGTAACGTTACatttaattcaaaaatatatcgagtgtttatacatattttgtatatatatacaggaattcgatatattttcacattttgcGTATATTTGTACATCTTGGAAATCTCGTTaacttttatatgtatttgcaCCGTTGTATCGCTAGAGCTACAAGTTACGAATATTCATCTTAAATTTACGTACGATGttgttaatttgtttattcggAAACTTTATGACAGTGtccaaaatttatatttcattacaatGTCATTTATATCGGAATGTTAGGTacactttgaattttcgtcactttttttttactgttacTTAACTTAACCGTATCGCATCGAAATTCGATGTTTAACTCGGCCGTATTAGGAATATATTACGCGGTTTCCCGACAATCTTCGAAGCAAGTACAGACATAGGACGGATCCTGTTTTAGGCCGGATGTAGAAGCGTTGTTCAAAAGTGAAAGTTGATCGATTCGGCCGCTGTATTTTCGACTTGTCAATGATCGGGAATGTGTCTTCTGTCGCGACGATTGTGTCTTCGTTTTTTGAAACATGTGGCACAGCATTTATCCTGCACGATCAATGACACATCGCACATGCGCCTATATGACGAGCACATTGAGGCTGGTACAATAGTATCCTTACACTCTGAAacagttttatttgtttttacgTTACATATCTAAAGAAACCTAATCATAATTAGTTGATAGATTACATCgatatctttctctttttattagtTCTGTCTAGTGTAAACTGATAAGAAGGAGTATATCAAAATGTAAGAATTAGCAAGAATTAGCATCACTGCCAAAGCTGGTATTATTGCAAGTCGTTAAACGAAGCTCTTACACACACATATAAGCGCGCGCGCGTAactatgataattaatatcgtggaagaaacgaaggaagaagataCTTGCAGAGAAGTGTATCGTAAA
This DNA window, taken from Bombus pyrosoma isolate SC7728 linkage group LG6, ASM1482585v1, whole genome shotgun sequence, encodes the following:
- the LOC122568602 gene encoding branched-chain-amino-acid aminotransferase, cytosolic isoform X1; translated protein: MVQLRRQILSCGGILNQFQFNIKRNLSSLQIRDKKVIQPERSFKYADLTVRLAGPDQLQPKPNVSALAFGKYFTDHMLKIFYHETLGGWQIPEITPLEKLVLHPASKVLHYAVELFEGLKAYRGVDGKIRIFRPELNMERMNNSATRTGLPTFIGEELIKCCCRLISIDQEWVPHSTASSLYIRPTLIGIDPTLGVASSESALLYIILSPVGSYFNKTKENIGISLLADPQYTRAWPGGCGSYKVGSNYGPTIYVQKEAIEKGLQQVLWLYGKDNEVTEAGTMNIFMFFINDDGEKELITPPLTSDLILPGVTRNSILALAREWNQFKVSERKFCMNEVCQLLSENRLLEIFGAGTACIISPVSYIEYVGQPLHIPTMEHSNPVYKMFLKHLSDIQYGVIPDHPWVIPIE
- the LOC122568602 gene encoding branched-chain-amino-acid aminotransferase, cytosolic isoform X2 encodes the protein MLKIFYHETLGGWQIPEITPLEKLVLHPASKVLHYAVELFEGLKAYRGVDGKIRIFRPELNMERMNNSATRTGLPTFIGEELIKCCCRLISIDQEWVPHSTASSLYIRPTLIGIDPTLGVASSESALLYIILSPVGSYFNKTKENIGISLLADPQYTRAWPGGCGSYKVGSNYGPTIYVQKEAIEKGLQQVLWLYGKDNEVTEAGTMNIFMFFINDDGEKELITPPLTSDLILPGVTRNSILALAREWNQFKVSERKFCMNEVCQLLSENRLLEIFGAGTACIISPVSYIEYVGQPLHIPTMEHSNPVYKMFLKHLSDIQYGVIPDHPWVIPIE
- the LOC122568607 gene encoding uncharacterized protein LOC122568607, which translates into the protein MYAIQNTVKKVPRLLNVCQNQRRTLLVTPPRVRIPFPEKVAFGMAIWIGVMGVPLYIACNVNNYNARKKG